GCCGCAGCGGATGCACGCCTCCACGTGGTGGATGGCGGCCTGGGCGGTCTCCGAAGGAAGGGCCTCTTCGAAGCGACGTCCGCAGATCTCGCTCTGGGTGTGACCGAGGATGCGCTCAAAGGCCGGGTTGATGGCCGCAAAGCGGTAGTGGCCACTGGGCTCGACATCGATCCAGAAGACCCCGTCGGGGCTGTTCTCCTCGAGGCTGCGGAAGCGGTCGGAGATCTGTTCGGAGCGGGCCAGGGCCAGCCTGAGCTGGCGCTCCCGCGTGGCCAGGCGGGTGCCCAGGCTTTCGAAGGCCTGGGCGAGACGTCCGACTTCATTGGCGCCTCCTGCCAAGCCTGTCCGGACCGAGAAGTTGCCTTCGGACATCCGCTGGGCCACCGTCACCAGGCGGGAGATGGGGAGGGCGATGAGGAAAGCACCGAGCCACCACGCCAGGGCGATGAGGGCGAGCCCGAGGGCGCCGAGGATGGCTAGGTTCCGGTAGAAGGTCGCCCAGGCCCTGCGCACCAGGGGCTTCTCGGGAAGGCTCACCCGCAGCCATGCCCCATCCTCCCGTCCCGGATTCAGGTCCAGGTGCCGGATCCCCCGCAGAGTGGGGGCATCGCCCCGGAGATCCTGCTGGATGGTGGCCTGGGATCCCGGGGGAAGGCTGGCCATGTACGCCGGCGTCTCGGAGCTGTGGGCGAGGTCGGGGAGCCCGGCGGTCGAGTAGAGGAGGTGGCCCCGGTGGTCGAGGATGTCCAGGACTGCACCGGTGATCCCCAGGTCCCTGGGCAGGGCTCTCCCCAGGCGGGCCAGCGGAATCCCTGAGACCAGGACCCCCCGCAAGGAGCCGTCAGGGGCAAGGACTGGAGAGGCAATCGGCAGGACGAGCCTTCCCGTGTCCGCTGCCACGGTGAAGGAGCCCACATGGGGCTGCTTGGACGCGGTGACATGCTGGAAGTAGGCACGCTGGGCGATCTCCCGGGGGGCCGAAGCGCCGCCGTAGCCGAGGAGGTGCCCCTGGGGATCGGTGAGGAAGATGTTGTCCAGATGGGGGTTCTGTTTCAGCACCTGGCTGAGGATCGGCAGCTGGCCCCTGCTGTCCGCCTGCCCGAAGCCGGGGAGCTGGGCCAGGGTAGACAGGGTCTGCCGCACTTCCCCGATCAGGGAGCTCTCCCGCAGGGAGGCCAGCTCGGCTGCGATGAGGAGACGCTGCCGGGCTGTTTCCAGGAGCTCCGCCCGTTCCTTCATCTGCGCGTGGATGATCAGGCCCAGGAATGGCAGAATCACGGCTGCGACGAAGGCCAGCAGGTGGGTCCGGACGGACCACTTGGTGAAGGGCTTCAACGGGGGCTCCGGGACGGCTTGGGAAATCCTCGGGAAAGGCTGATGCTATCCTAGTGGTGATGGATATGAATCACAAGAAAATTGACGATGGAGCGGCGGGCTGATGTCCTCGATGGTGCCCCTGGCGGAGCGGATGAGGCCCAGCTCCCTGGAGCAGGTGGTGGGCCAGCAGCATCTGCTCGGACCCGGAGGCACGCTCCGGAATCTGACCCGCTCCGGGCGTCTGCCCTCCCTGGTGCTCTGGGGCCCCCCGGGCACCGGCAAGACCACCCTGGCCAGGCTCCTGGCCCGGGACACGGGCCATCCCTTCCTGGAGTTCTCGGGTGTCACCGGGAGCGCCGCCGAGCTCAAGAAGTTCCTTCTCGACCAGCGGGACATGCCCCTTTTCCGGGGGACCCCGCCGGTGGTCTTCCTGGATGAGATCCACCGCTTCAACCGGAGCCAGCAGGACATCCTCCTGCCCTTCCTGGAACGGGGGGAGGCCATCCTCATCGGAGCCACCACCGAGAACCCCGCCTTCTACCTCAACCCCGCCCTCCGGAGCCGCTGCCAGCTCCTGGCCCTGACGCCGCTGGAGGCCGGGGCCATCCGGGAGGTGTTGGGCCGGGCGCTCGAGCAGGAGAGGCCCGGGGAGGCCCCTTCCGAAGAGATCCTGGACTGGATCGCCCGCTGGGCTGGGGGGGATCTGCGGGCCGCCCTCACGGGGCTGGAGACCTGGCTGGGATTCCCAGGGGGAGCCCGCGACTTGGCCACCCTCCAGGCGACCCTGGGGGGCAGGGTCATGTACGACCGGGCGGATGGCCACTACGACCTTGCCAGCGCCTTCCAGAAGAGCCTCCGGGGCTCCGATCCGGATGCGGCCCTGTACTATCTGGCCCGCATGATCCGGGGTGGGGAGGACCCTCGCTTCATCGCCCGGCGCCTGATGGTCTGCGCCTCGGAGGATGTCGGGAACGCCGACCCGATGGCCTTCATCCTGGCCGAGGCCGCCAGCCGCGCCGTGGAGCAGATCGGGTGGCCCGAGGCCCGGATCCCCCTGGCCCAGGCCGTGACCTATGTGGCCCAGGCCCCCAAGTCCAATGCCTCCTACCTGGGCATCGATGCGGCCCTGGAGGCGCCGGACGAGCCTGTTCCCGAGGCCCTGAGGGATGCCCACACCGCCACCAGCCGCCAGGCTGGGCGAGGTCAGGGCTACTTCTACTCCCACGACGACTACGAACGGCCCCAGGCCTTCCTGCCCATGGCTCTGCGGGGGCGCTCCTTCTATCGCCCCCTCCGTCCCCAGGAGCGCAACTGGAAGGACCGTCAGGAGCCTTCTCAGGAGGCCTTCGCCAGCCTCTGGGCGCTCTGGCTGGAGGTCCATCCTGAAGGAGGCGAGCCCCCCATGGAGGCCTGGTGCGCCGAGCTCGGCTGCAGCCGGGAGGCCCTGGCCCGGGTCATCGCCCGGGCCTGCGGGACGAGGTTCATCCTGCGGCGGGCCCTGATCGTCAGCCCGGAAACATGAGAGGCACCCGCTCCTGCTGCTCGAGCACGGCCTTCAGCACCATCCTGAGGCGGACCCGGTCCAGGTGGAGGGCCTGCAGGCTGCTCCGGGCCTGGCCGGCCTGAACAGGCTCTCCGGGCCTTTCCATGAGCGCGAGCACACCATCCACCAAGCGGAGCAGATGACTGTCCTCCTCGAGCCCTCCGTCCGGGGCATGCTGGAGCCGGGCCAGCTCGATGAGGTGGGCGGGCAGCTGCCAGGTTTCCAGGGCTTCGATGCCGATGGGGCCATGGACCTCCTCCAGGAGGGCGTCCACGGCTGCCGGGGCGAGATCGGGGGGAGCCTGTCCGGCGATGATGAGCCGGGCCAGGGAGCGCAGGGCCAGGGTCTTGCCGATGTCCACGAACATGCCTCCCAGGAAGACCCGGTCGGGGCGTCCCACATGCTGTTCGAAGGAGCACTGGCTGGCGGCGAAGGCCATGGTCATGGTCCGCCGGAAGAGGGCCTGCCAGCGGTCGGGGAAGGTCTCATACTCCACCCGGACGGCCACATCGAAGAGGGAGCGTCCCGCCACGCCCGCCGCGATCTCACCCACGCCCCGGATCCCGATCCTCATCACGGCGGTCCTGAGATCGAGCACATCCTGCCCGCGGTGGTAGAGGGCGGAGTTGGCCACCCGCATCAGGTGGGCTGAAATGGCGGGGTCGGGGCTGATGGTGCGGATCAGCTCATGGATGTCCACCTCCGGCTGGGCCAGGAGATCCATGACCTTCACCGCCAGAGAAGGGAAGGAGGAGGGGGCTGGCCGGTTCCGGGATGCGTGCGAGAGCACCGCCTGTCCCAGGGCGATGGGAGGCGCCATGGGAGGAGCCGGAGCCAGCGCTTCCCCGGGGCCCAGGAGCTGCCAGAGATCGTTCAGCTGCTCCGGCTCCTCCACCCGGCCGGGAGCCGTCTCCTTCGCGGAGACAGGGGCCTCCCCGGCGTCCGCAGGGGGTCTGGACCTGAAGAGGGAAGTCAGCCGGGAGAACACCCTGTCAGCTTAGCCGGGATCCCGGTTGGTGCAATTCCTCCTGGGGGGCATGGTAGTTTCATCTCATGCGTGTTGTCCTTCCGCTCCTGGCCGTCTTCTCTGCACTGCTCCCGGCGCAGGATCTCTCCCCCGGGGCCACCATCCCGCTCCCGGTCCGCATCAACCTGGACCCGGTCCTCGGCTCGGCGGAGCAGCGTGTGCCCAGGGTGCCCCCGGGGATCCAGACCTGGACCCCGGTTCCCGGCAGCAGCACCAAGGTCTTCCGCTTCAACCTCTATCGGGATGGCCTGATGGTCAACCTGAACCGGAACCAGGTGACGGTGCGGACCCCTGTGCACTATTGGATGGAGGTGGGACTCCAGGTCAGGGGGCTGGTGAAGTCGTTGGGGGTCTGTGGGCTTGGCCCCGACGGCTTCCGGCAGGCCTGGCTGGGTGCCCAGGCAGACTTCTGGATCACCCCCCAGTGGGGGGTGGACCTCCATGTGAGCGCCCTGGATCCCCTGGCCTCCAATCCCTGCACCATCACCTTCCTGGACTACGACATCACCGGCCAGGTCCTGGCGGGGATGAAGGACGCCATGACCCGGGGCGTCCAGGGGATGGAGCAGCAGGTGAGGGGCTCGGGCATGCTCCGCGCCAAGGCTGAGGAGGTCTGGCGCCTTGCCCAGCAGCCCCTGGAGGTGAGCCCGGGCATCTTCCTGATGCTGGGGCCGCGCCAGGTCCGCCTGGGGCCCTGGCAGAGCGAGGGGCATGTGCTCATCGCCATGCCCGAGATCGAGGCCGCCCCCTATCTTCAGTTCGGTGCCCGGCCCCAGGTCGGCCTCCTGCCTCTCCCGAATCTGGAATTGGCCCAGGGCGGGAGCTCCCCCGTCTTCCGGGTCCGGGTCGGCGCGGAGCTGCCTTTTACCGAGGCCACGGCCCAGCTCCGCCGGCAGCTGGCGGGGCACACCTTCGAGACAGAGAAGGGGCGCTTCGAGGTGCGGGATGTCCGGATCCAGGGGCAGGAGGGCCGGGTCCTGCTGGAGGTGGACCTGAAGGGGAAGGTGGACGGGCACCTTGCCCTGGTGGGCACCCCGGTCATCGACCCCGCCACCGGTGCCCTGGAGCTGAAGGACCTGGACTACACCCTGGAGAGCCGCAGCTGGATCACCCACTTCGCCGAGTGGCTCTTCCGCTCCACCCTGCGGAAGACCCTGGGGGAGAAGGCCAACTGGTTCCTGCACCGGAATCTGGACACCCTGCGAGGGCAGGTGCAGGCCGGGCTCAACCGGGAGCTGGCTCCCGGGGTCTCCCTCCACGGGCAACTGGACCGATTCTCCCTGGCCCAGCCCCAGGTACTGGCGGACCGCTTCCGGGTGGATGCGTACTTGGAAGGGCAGGTCCAGGTCGCTCTGAGCCCCCAAGGATTCTGAGCGGAGAGGGCGCTGCGGCTATATGATTACGGGGCTGAACCCGCAGAAGGAGGCACCGTGAACATCCTGACCATTGATGATGCCCGATTCCAGCGGAGCCAGATGGTCCGCATGCTCACCGAGATGGGTCACTCCGTGAAGGAGGCGGTGAACGGGCAGGAGGGCTTCATGACCCTTCTCCAGGAGATGCCGGATGCGGTCATCTGCGACCTGCTCATGCCCGTTCTGGACGGCTTCGCCTTCCTGGGGCTGGTGCAGAAGCACCAAGTGGGAGTCCCGGTGATCATCGTCTCGGCGGACGTTCAGGACAGCAGCCGGAAGGAGTGCCTGGATCTGGGGGCCAGGGCCTTCCTCAATAAGCCCTGTCGGCGCGAGGAGCTGGAGTCGGTGCTGAAGGCCATCGAAACCGAGCGGGGCACCGCATGATCACCCGGGAGGAGTTCAACGACGCCCTGGCGGAGCTGGTGAACGTCGGGGTGGGGAGGGCCGCCTCGTCCCTGAGCGCCATGGTGAACGAGCGGATTGAGCTCTCCGTGCCCCGGGTCGTGACCATCCCCCATGCCGACATCTCCCGCCACCTCAACCTGGAGCATGAGATCGGGCTCTCGGAGGTGGTGGTGGTGGTCCAGCAGGCCTTCAGCGGAAAGGTGGGGGGGGCTGCCTCCATCCTCTTCCCGGTGGAGAGCGCCCGGAAGCTGGTGGGGCTCCTCACCGGGGGGCTCCTGAGCGACGAGGAGCTGGATCTGGAGCGGGAGGCGGCCCTCACCGAAGTGGGCAACATCCTCATCAACGGCGTGATGGGCACCATCGGCAACATCATTGATGTCGAGATCCGCTATCACCTGCCGGAATACGTTGAGTGCAACTCCACGGACCTCCCCCGCGTCTTCCAGGAGCGGGACCTCATGCTGGCCGTGGTCCTGATCGCCATCTCCGGTCAGGAGATCAAGGGACACCTGGTGCTCCTCTTCGACATCCCCTCCATGGACAACCTCGGCTCGATCATCGAGGACATGACCCGCGGCGACCGCTGAGCCCTCTTCCAGAAGGACCCCCACAGCTCCCATGCCTGATCTCTCCGGTCCCACCTCCCTTCGGGTGCTCGACTTCGTGCCCAGTGGCTGCTGCGTGGTCGGGAGGGAGGGGGGCATCCTCTTCTGGAACCAGACCCTGGAGCTCTGGACCGGCATGAGATCCCCGGAGGTCCTGGGCAGGAGTCTCTTCGAGCTCTACCCGGCGCTGGCAGAACCCCGCTACCGGGACCGGATCCTTGCGGTGCTCCAGCAGGGGATCCCCACCGTCTTCTCCTCCTCCCTCAACCCCAGCTTCTTCCCCTGCCAGAAATCCGGCGGGCGGCCGCGGATCCAGGAAACCACTCTGGTGCGCCTGGATGACGACGCCGGGGGGGAAGGGCGCGTGCTGATCGTGATCACGGATGTGACCGAACAGGTGGAGCGGGGGGAGAAGTACCGCCAGGCCCGGCTGCAGGCGGTCCGGGATGCCCGGGAGCTGCGGGAGAGCGAGGAGCGGCGGCGCATCATCGCGGATCTCTCCCTGGCCACCATCCTCATCGGGGATGCCGAAGGGGTCATCCATGAGGCGAACAGTGCTGCGGGGCCCATGTTCGGCCGGGAGCCCTCTTCCGTGACCGGTCTGCCCCTGGCCAGCCTGGTGCCGGAGGAGGGGAACTTGGTTCCGATCACCGGCGAGGGGGAGGAGGCTTCCGGAGACGGCCGGGAGGTGGAGTGCCTCCGGGCGGATGGCAGCCGCTTCCCCGCCCGGCTCATCGTCAGGCCACTCCAGTTGGGGGACACCCCTGGCTTCGTGGCCCACATCTGGGACATCTCGGAGCGCAAACGGACGGAGGAGGTCCTGCGCCAGAGCCAGAAGCAGGAGAGCCTGGCCATCCTGGCGGCCGGGATCGCCCATGACTTCAACAACCACTTCGGAGGGATCCTGGGCAACCTGGATCTCATCGGGAACCGCCTGTCGGAGGGCTCGCCCCTGGTGCCCTACCTGGACCGGGTCCGCCAGGAGATCCTCCGGGCGACGGGGCTCTCCAGGAAGATGCTGGCCCTGGCGGGCTCGCCCAACCTGGCCGTGGGGCAGGTGGAGCTGAACCAGGTCGTGGAGGAACTCCGGCCTGGCATCCTGGCTCTCCTGCCCGAGGGCGGGGAGCTTTGCCTCATCTGCGACCCCGAGCCCATCCCGGTGGAGGGTGATGCCTTCCAGTTGCGGCAGATCATCCTCGGGGTGGCCACCAATGCCGTGGAGGCCCTTGCCCCGGGCGGGGGCAGGGTGGAACTCCGCACCGGAAGGGTCTTCCTGGACCGGGAGTGTCTCAACCGGGACTTTCCGGGGCAGCCCATGGTCTTCGGGGACTTCGGCTTCCTTGAAGTGCGGGACAGCGGCTCGGGCATTCCCCCGGAGCTCATGTCCCGGATCTTCGATCCCTTCTTCTCCACCAAGTTCTGCGGTCGGGGTCTGAGTCTGGCCTTCGTCCGCAGCATCCTCCAGGCCCACGGGGGTGGGTGGTCCATCCAGAGCCAAGTGGACCTCGGGACGGTCTTCACCCTCTACCTGCCTGTGCAACCGGACTCCGGAGGCCCGGCATCCGAGGGCGTGGAGCCGGTCAGCGCTGCGACCGGGGGCCTCATCCTGGTGGTGGATGACGAGGCGGTGCTGCGGGAGTCCACCGCCGAGCTCCTCCATGAACTGGGCTACCGGGTGGAGATGGTGGAGAACGGGCGGGAGGCGGTGGATTTCTACCGGAGCCACCCCGGGGGGGTGTCCCTGGTGCTCATGGACATGACCATGCCGGTCATGGGGGGGCGGGACGCCTTCCTCGCCCTTCGGGAGATGGACCCCGAGGCCAAGGTGATCCTCATGAGTGGTTACAGCGAGCTGGATGTGACCCAGGCCTTCCGCAGTGGGGAACTCTCGGCCTTCCTGCCCAAGCCCTTCCGCCTGACCGAGCTGGCCCAGGTGGTGGAGGCGGCGGTGGGGCTGCCGTGAGCGGTGTCCTGCGACAGCTCCATGGGGCCCTGGGTTTGGCTTCCGGGCTCGTGCTGGTGGGGGGGGGCGTCCGGGATCGCCTCCTGGGCCGCCAGGGGGGCGACCTGGACCTCGCCTCGGCCCTCCTGCCGCAGGAGGTCATGGAACGGGCCAGGCGGGCAGGGCTCAAGGCCATCCCCACCGGCCTCCAGCACGGCACGGTGACGGTGGTGGCGGAGGGCACCCCCTTCGAGATCACCACCTTCCGCGGAGACGGCGACTACCTGGATGGCAGGCGTCCCGAGACGGTGACCCTGGGGGTGAGCCTGGAGGAGGACTTGGCCCGGCGGGACTTCACGATCAATGCCATGGCCCTCCCCGTGGAGGCGGTGGATGCCCCGGACTGGGAAGGGTGGATCGTCGATCCCTTCGGAGGACGGGCGGATCTGGAGGCGGGTCTCCTCCGCGCCGTGGGGGATCCCCTGCAGCGCTTCGCCGAGGACGGTCTCCGGCCCCTGCGGGCCTGCCGTTTCGCCGCCCAGTTGGGTTTCGCCCTGGACCCCGCCACCCTGGCGGCCATCCCCCAGCGCCTTGAGGTGGCCCGCAGGGTCGCGGTGGAGCGGGTCCTGGTGGAGCTGGGCAAGCTGCTCCTGGGACAGGCCGCCGGGCGGGGCCTGGAGCTGCTGGAGGGGGCAGGGCTCATGGACCTCTGGCTGCCGGAGCTCCGGCCCCTGGTGGGGCTGGAGCAGGGGCGGCACCACCGCTTTGATGCCTGGGGGCATACCCGAGCCGCCGTGATGGCTGCGCCTTGCGAAATGCCCCTCCGCTGGGCGGCCCTGCTCCACGATCTGGGCAAGGCCTCCACCCGAAGCGTGGATGCCGCGGGCCAGACCCACTTCCACGGCCATGAGGAGGCTTCGCTCCGCCTCGCGGTCGCCGTGCTCGAGCGCCTCAAGGCCAGTCGGGCCCTTCAGGACTCCGTGGCCGCCCTCATCCGCCATCACGGCACCCATCCGGGACCGGAGTGGGGGGACGGGGCCTGTCGCCGCTTCCTGCGCCGCCTGGCGGAGGATCGGCTGCCCCTGGCGACCTGGGCAGCCTTCCGGCTGGCAGACCAGCGGGCCAAGGGCTGGGGGGAGGAGGGCTGCCTGCCCGGGCACCAGGCCATGCTGGCGCGTCTGGAGGCCCTGGCGGCCGCCCGGCCGCCCCTTTCCACCAAGGCCCTGGCCCTGGATGGACGCGCCCTCATGAAGCTCCTGGGGCGCTCTGGAGGTCCCTGGCTCGGTGAGCTGCAGACCCATCTCCTGGAGCGCCTGATGGACAGCCCCGAAGGGAACACCCCGGAGACCCTGGGCCAGTGGGCCCTGGACTGGGTGGACCGGGAGCGCGCCTGAGCCGGTCCGTGGGATGATGGCCTCTTTCCGCAGGATCGGAGGACGGATGGACCCCTTGGAGAGGATGAAGGAACTGGCCGCGCAGGTGCTGGAGCACCGGAGGCGCTACTACATCCTGGACCAGCCGGTGATCTCGGACGTGGAATACGATGCTCTGGAGCAGGAACTCCGGAGCCTGGAGGCGGAGTCTCCCCTTCTGGCGGATCCCAACAGCCCGACCCGGCGGGTGGGAGCGCCCCCCGTCGAGGGCTTCCCCAAGGCCCGGCATGGTGTCTACATGCTCAGCCTGGACAACGCCTACTCCGAGGCCGACCTGCGGGAGTGGGAGGGACGGGTCCTGAAGGGGCTCCCCGGTGAGCGTCCCGCCTATGCCATGGAACTCAAGGTGGATGGCCTCTCCCTGAGCCTGATCTACCGGGGCCGCCGGCTCGTGCGGGCTGTGACCCGGGGGGACGGGGAAACGGGCGAGGAGGTGACCGAGAACGCCCGGACCATCGCGGACATCCCCCTGGAGCTGCCCGCCGACGCCCCGGAGGAGCTGGAGGTCCGGGGAGAGGTCTTCCTCTCCCGGCGGCGCTGGGAGGAGCTCAACTCCGAGCGGGATGTCCGGGGTGAGGCACGTTTCGCCAATCCCCGGAACGCCGCCAGCGGCTCCATGAAGCTGCTGGACAGCCGGGAGGTGGCCCAGCGCCGCCTCCAGTTCCTGCCCTGGCAGCTCCTGGGGGCCCCCTGCCACTCAGCGGCCATGGCCCAGCTGGAGCGCTGGGGCTTTGCCCGGATGCCCGCCCACGCCGAGGGAGACCTGGAGGCCGCCCTGGCCTTCATCACTGTCCAGGGAGAAGCCCGGCTGAAGCTTCCCTTCGATACGGATGGGGTTGTCCTCAAGGTGGACGAAGCCGCGCTGCAGGAGCGGCTGGGCACCACGGACCGGGTGCCCCGCTGGGCCATCGCCTACAAGTTCCCGGCCATCCAGAGCACCACCCTGGTGCAGGGGATCACCTGGCAGGTGGGCCGCACGGGCAAGCTCACCCCGGTGGCCGAGCTGGAGGCGGTCCAGGTGGCGGGCTCCACGGTGCGCCGAGCCACCCTCCACAATGCGGAGGAGCTGGGCCGCCTGGGGGTCCGGGTGGGCTGCCGGGTCTTCATCGAAAAGGGGGGGGACGTGATCCCCAAGGTCGTCGCGGTGGTGCCCGGCAGCCTGCCCCCGGATGGGCCGGAAGCGGCCATCCCCGTGGCCTGTCCTGTCTGCGGCGGGTCCGTGGGCAAGGATGACGACGAGGAGGTGGCCATCCGCTGCCAGAACCCCGAGTGCCCTGCCAAGCTGGAGGCCCGGCTCCAGCATCTGGGGAGCCGAGTGGCCCTGGATCTGGAGGGGCTGGGGGAGGCTCTGGTGGTCCAGTTGGTGGCCACCCAGCGCTTCCGCCAGCCCTGGGATCTCTTCTCCCTGTTGAAGGATCCCGCCCAGGCCATGGCCTTCCTCGCTGGGCTTGAGCGTATGGGGGAAAAGAGCGCCGGGAGCCTGCTGGAGGAGCTGGACCGGGCGCGGCACAAGCCCCTCTCCCGCTGGATCCACGCCCTGGGCATCCCCTTCGTGGGGGCCAAGACCGCCGAGCTGCTGGCGGAAGCCTTCCGGAGCCTGGAGGGCCTCTGGGCGGCCCGGGAGGAGGAGCTCCAGCGGGTGGATGAAGTGGGGCCCAAGGTGGCCGGAGCGCTCCAGGCCTTCTTCACCCTCCATCCCACCCTGCCCGCCGAGCTGGAAGGGCTGGGCATCCGCCCGGAGGCCCCGGCGGAGCGGGATCTCAGCGCCGCCCCCCTCAGGGGGCAGGTGGCGGTGGTGACGGGCACTCTGCCGACCCTCGGGCGGGAGGAGGCAGAGGCCCTCCTGAAGGTCCTGGGGGCCAAGGTCACGGGTTCGGTCTCGAAGAAGACCACTCTTCTCGTGGCCGGGGAGAAGGCGGGCTCCAAGCTGGACAAGGCCCGGGAGCTGGGGATCCCCGTCCATGACGAGGCCTGGCTGCTGGGGGTGAAGGGGTGAGGGGCTGGGTCCTCATCACCGGCTGCTCCTCGGGCATCGGCCGAGCCCTGGTGGCGGAGTGCCGCCGCACCGGGTGGGGTGTGGTGGCCACCGCCCGGCGGCTCGAGGCCCTGGCGGATCTGATGCCGGGCGAGGACCTGAGGCTGCTGCGGCTGGACATCACCGACCCGGCCAGTCTCGAGGCTGCCGTGGGCGCCTGCTCGGAGCTGCCCCTCAAGGCCCTCATCAACAATGCGGGCTACGGCCAGATGGGGCCCCTGGAGGCCCTTCGCCCACAGGAGCTGCGCGCCCAGCTCGAGACCAATGTGGTGGGGTTGCATGCCGCTACCTGTGCCTTCCTGCCCCTGATCCGGTGCCACGCGGCTCCCGGCGAGGGCCGCATCGTCCACATCGCCTCGGTGCTGGGGCGCTTCTCCATCCCCATGGCGGGAGCCTACAACGCCTCCAAGCATGCGGTGGTGGCCCTGGCGGAGACCCTGCGCCTGGAGATCGGCCGGGAGGTCCCGGTGATTCTGGTGGAGCCCGGGGCCATACGCAGCGAGTTCCGCAACACCCTCATGAAGGCCTGGGGTGACCTTCCCGAGCGACTCCAGGGCACGCCCTATGCCCAGGTTCTGGAGAGCTATCGCAGGCAGCGGGAGGATTTCGCCCGGGACCACGGACTGTCGGCCGAGGCCGCCGCGGAGTGCGTCGTGAGGGCTCTCAATGCCCGCAGACCGCCCCGCAGGGTGCCCGTCGGACGCGATGCCCTGGCGGTGAGCCTGCTGCGGCGCCTTGTCCCGGACTGCTTGTGGGAGAAAGTGCTCAGGCGCATGTACGGGCTGTGATTTCTGTCACACGGATGGGGTTGGTGTCTATGGTTTTCAATGGTTTTATGTAAACTGATTCATCCGAATCGATATTATCGATCAGGAATTTTAATCACCATTTTCTGATCGAGGCCCTATGTCGACTTCGAAACTTCCGTCCCGTGCCTGGGTGGTGCTGTGGATGGCCACTGGGGTGAACTTCCTGGGGGGCCTGCTCTACATCTGGAGCGTGGTGGGCAAGGCCCTCATCAAGTCCGGGTGGACCAGCAAGCAGGCCTCACTGCCCTACACCACCGCCACGGTGGCCTTCGTGATCTCCATGTTCCTGTTGGGGCGGGTCCAGGACCGGAAGGGGCCCCGCTTCGTGGGCACCCTGGCTGGGATCTTCACCGGCACCGGGATGATCCTCTCCGGCCTGGTGCACAGCCCCCTCCTCATGACCCTCACCTTCGGAGTGCTGGTGGGGGCCGGCAGCGGCACCATTAATGTCTCCACCACGCCCCCGGCCCTGAAGTGGTTCCCCTCCGCCAAGAAGGGCATGATCACGGGCATCGTGGTGGCCGGTATCGCCTTTGCCTCGGTGATGTATGCCCCCCTGGTGACCTATCTGATCGGGGTCTACGGGGTGTCCAGGGCCTTCATCATCGTGGGGGTCGCTCTCCTGATCCTGATGGTGGGTTTCGCCCAGTTCCTGTGCAACCCGCCAGTCGGCTATGACCCCAATGCCGGCGCAGCCAAGGCGGCGGTCG
The sequence above is drawn from the uncultured Holophaga sp. genome and encodes:
- a CDS encoding PAS domain S-box protein encodes the protein MPDLSGPTSLRVLDFVPSGCCVVGREGGILFWNQTLELWTGMRSPEVLGRSLFELYPALAEPRYRDRILAVLQQGIPTVFSSSLNPSFFPCQKSGGRPRIQETTLVRLDDDAGGEGRVLIVITDVTEQVERGEKYRQARLQAVRDARELRESEERRRIIADLSLATILIGDAEGVIHEANSAAGPMFGREPSSVTGLPLASLVPEEGNLVPITGEGEEASGDGREVECLRADGSRFPARLIVRPLQLGDTPGFVAHIWDISERKRTEEVLRQSQKQESLAILAAGIAHDFNNHFGGILGNLDLIGNRLSEGSPLVPYLDRVRQEILRATGLSRKMLALAGSPNLAVGQVELNQVVEELRPGILALLPEGGELCLICDPEPIPVEGDAFQLRQIILGVATNAVEALAPGGGRVELRTGRVFLDRECLNRDFPGQPMVFGDFGFLEVRDSGSGIPPELMSRIFDPFFSTKFCGRGLSLAFVRSILQAHGGGWSIQSQVDLGTVFTLYLPVQPDSGGPASEGVEPVSAATGGLILVVDDEAVLRESTAELLHELGYRVEMVENGREAVDFYRSHPGGVSLVLMDMTMPVMGGRDAFLALREMDPEAKVILMSGYSELDVTQAFRSGELSAFLPKPFRLTELAQVVEAAVGLP
- a CDS encoding HD domain-containing protein, with product MSGVLRQLHGALGLASGLVLVGGGVRDRLLGRQGGDLDLASALLPQEVMERARRAGLKAIPTGLQHGTVTVVAEGTPFEITTFRGDGDYLDGRRPETVTLGVSLEEDLARRDFTINAMALPVEAVDAPDWEGWIVDPFGGRADLEAGLLRAVGDPLQRFAEDGLRPLRACRFAAQLGFALDPATLAAIPQRLEVARRVAVERVLVELGKLLLGQAAGRGLELLEGAGLMDLWLPELRPLVGLEQGRHHRFDAWGHTRAAVMAAPCEMPLRWAALLHDLGKASTRSVDAAGQTHFHGHEEASLRLAVAVLERLKASRALQDSVAALIRHHGTHPGPEWGDGACRRFLRRLAEDRLPLATWAAFRLADQRAKGWGEEGCLPGHQAMLARLEALAAARPPLSTKALALDGRALMKLLGRSGGPWLGELQTHLLERLMDSPEGNTPETLGQWALDWVDRERA
- the ligA gene encoding NAD-dependent DNA ligase LigA, with product MDPLERMKELAAQVLEHRRRYYILDQPVISDVEYDALEQELRSLEAESPLLADPNSPTRRVGAPPVEGFPKARHGVYMLSLDNAYSEADLREWEGRVLKGLPGERPAYAMELKVDGLSLSLIYRGRRLVRAVTRGDGETGEEVTENARTIADIPLELPADAPEELEVRGEVFLSRRRWEELNSERDVRGEARFANPRNAASGSMKLLDSREVAQRRLQFLPWQLLGAPCHSAAMAQLERWGFARMPAHAEGDLEAALAFITVQGEARLKLPFDTDGVVLKVDEAALQERLGTTDRVPRWAIAYKFPAIQSTTLVQGITWQVGRTGKLTPVAELEAVQVAGSTVRRATLHNAEELGRLGVRVGCRVFIEKGGDVIPKVVAVVPGSLPPDGPEAAIPVACPVCGGSVGKDDDEEVAIRCQNPECPAKLEARLQHLGSRVALDLEGLGEALVVQLVATQRFRQPWDLFSLLKDPAQAMAFLAGLERMGEKSAGSLLEELDRARHKPLSRWIHALGIPFVGAKTAELLAEAFRSLEGLWAAREEELQRVDEVGPKVAGALQAFFTLHPTLPAELEGLGIRPEAPAERDLSAAPLRGQVAVVTGTLPTLGREEAEALLKVLGAKVTGSVSKKTTLLVAGEKAGSKLDKARELGIPVHDEAWLLGVKG
- a CDS encoding SDR family oxidoreductase; the encoded protein is MRGWVLITGCSSGIGRALVAECRRTGWGVVATARRLEALADLMPGEDLRLLRLDITDPASLEAAVGACSELPLKALINNAGYGQMGPLEALRPQELRAQLETNVVGLHAATCAFLPLIRCHAAPGEGRIVHIASVLGRFSIPMAGAYNASKHAVVALAETLRLEIGREVPVILVEPGAIRSEFRNTLMKAWGDLPERLQGTPYAQVLESYRRQREDFARDHGLSAEAAAECVVRALNARRPPRRVPVGRDALAVSLLRRLVPDCLWEKVLRRMYGL
- a CDS encoding OFA family MFS transporter, whose product is MSTSKLPSRAWVVLWMATGVNFLGGLLYIWSVVGKALIKSGWTSKQASLPYTTATVAFVISMFLLGRVQDRKGPRFVGTLAGIFTGTGMILSGLVHSPLLMTLTFGVLVGAGSGTINVSTTPPALKWFPSAKKGMITGIVVAGIAFASVMYAPLVTYLIGVYGVSRAFIIVGVALLILMVGFAQFLCNPPVGYDPNAGAAKAAVADSSTDMDWRGMLKTADFYKLWIMFAFSASAGLMIIGHAANIAKIQGHWEKGFLLLILLAVFNAAGRFMGGTVSDRIGRINLMRIIFVLQALNMLFFRHFLSIPLMALGVAIAGLCYGGSFSVFPATTADKYGMKHFGGNYGAVFTAWGLGGIIGPMTAAAILDNTKSYSMAYMVAFVLLVVAILVSFTFRKARPAEA